Part of the Armatimonadota bacterium genome is shown below.
ACTAGCGCGTTCTGGGCCAGGCTGTGCCGCAGGAGGCCGCGGAGCTCGTTCAGCGCGTCCCCTCCGGGGGAGATCCGGAGACCGGGGGAGGCCCGGAAGCCGGAGGAGACCCAGGAACCCGGGGCGATCGTGTGGCGATGAGCCGCAGGTAGCCGAGTATGGTCCTGACCGCGGGCATCTTGCTGCGGCCGGCCTTGCGGTCGTACCGCAGGTCGAGCGGCACCTCAACGATGCGCGGCCGGAAGGCCGCGAGCTTGACCAGCAGCTCGGTCATCACCACGAACCCGGCCGACTCGATCAGGCGCGGCCCGTAGGCCGCCAGCGCCTGCCCCAGCAGACCGGCGCGGTAGGCGCGGTACCCGCACGAGTAGTCGCGGACCCCGGGCAGCCCGAAGCGCAGACGCAGCAGCCAGCCCACCCCGACGCTGAGCAGCGCCCGGTGTGGAGGCACCCCGGCCTGGAACGCACCCTGCTGGAAGCGCGACGCGATGACCACGTCGGCCCCGCCGCGCATCGCATCGAGCATCGCCGGAATCTGGTCGGGCGAGTGGGTGTTGTCGGCGTCCATTGTGATGATGATGCCCTGCGGCCCTGACTGAGCGGCCTCGCGCCAGGCGTACTCCAGGCCGGTGCGGATCGCGGCGGCCAGGCCACGGTTCTCGGGGTGAACCAGCACGGTCAGGGGAATGCGGCCGGAGAAGCTCTGCGCGGCATCGCCGGTCCCATCGGTGCTGCCGTCGTCCACCACGACGACACGCACGGCCGCCATGTCCGCAAGCCGCCTGCCGAGGGCCTCGATTGCTTCCAGCAGCGGCGGCAGCCCGGCGGCTTCGTTGTACGCGGGGAGCACGATCCAGACGGCCACTCCTGCCGGCTTCGTCTCTCCGGAACCGATTCCTGCGCCGCACGCGGGGCCCTGGCGCCTGCCGCCTTTGAACCTTGTCTCTGTCTCGGAGGTTTTATTATGTACTTGAATTTATGAAAATACGCGTTAGAATGCATAATGTGACCTTCGACCCTCTCCAGAAACGGGAGATCTTTCACCTGGCGTTCCTGCGGGCGTTCGCCCGCTCGGTGCCTCTGACGATGTTTGTCTTGAAAGGTGGGGGTAATCTCCGCTTCTTCTTCGGCAGCATCCGATACTCCGAAGACATGGACCTCGATGCGGCCGGCCTCGAGGTGCACGTGCTGCGCGACAAGGTCATGGCGATCCTCACCTCCTCCGCACTGGCCTATACCCTGCGGACCTTCGGGATCGAGCGCGTCGAGCCTCCAGCCATCTCGCGCGCCAAGCAAACCGAAACCGTGCAGCGATTCAAGGTGCACCTCATCACGACCGCAGGGGAAGACCTGTCTACCAAAGTCGAGTTCTCGAGACGCGGGTTGGACTCGCCGCTCCGATCGGAAGCCGTCTCGGCCTCAGTGCTTGCCGCCTACCGCATGACTCCCCTGATCGTGCCTCACTACACGGCGCTTGCCGCGGTCCGCCAGAAGATTCGAGCCCTGGCTTCCAGGCATCAGGTGCAAGGGAGGGACATCTTCGACCTCTACATGCTCAGCACGCACCCGGAAATCGCGAACGTCAATCTCGCGGATGGAATCCCACTATCAGTGGCCCAAGTCGCCCGCGAGAGGGTCTTCGCGGTGGGCTACGAGCAGTACCGGGACACCGTCGTGGCCTTCCTCGGGCCCGAGGATCGAGCCGCGCATGATTCGAGTCAGGTCTGGGACGAGATCCGGCTTCGTGCTGTCGCCCTTCTTGAGCAGAGGGCTCAGGATGATCGGTAGGATCTCCGTCCCACAGGCCATCCAGGCCATCGGCCGACCGGTGTTCACGACCCGGGAGATCGCGGCGGTTCGCGGCGGCTCGGTCTCGGCCACGAGCCAGGCGCTGAGGCGGATGGAACGACAGGGCCTGCTCGTAAGTCCGGCGCGGGGCATCTGGTGCGTCCCGACC
Proteins encoded:
- a CDS encoding nucleotidyl transferase AbiEii/AbiGii toxin family protein, with translation MKIRVRMHNVTFDPLQKREIFHLAFLRAFARSVPLTMFVLKGGGNLRFFFGSIRYSEDMDLDAAGLEVHVLRDKVMAILTSSALAYTLRTFGIERVEPPAISRAKQTETVQRFKVHLITTAGEDLSTKVEFSRRGLDSPLRSEAVSASVLAAYRMTPLIVPHYTALAAVRQKIRALASRHQVQGRDIFDLYMLSTHPEIANVNLADGIPLSVAQVARERVFAVGYEQYRDTVVAFLGPEDRAAHDSSQVWDEIRLRAVALLEQRAQDDR
- a CDS encoding glycosyltransferase family 2 protein gives rise to the protein MQVHNKTSETETRFKGGRRQGPACGAGIGSGETKPAGVAVWIVLPAYNEAAGLPPLLEAIEALGRRLADMAAVRVVVVDDGSTDGTGDAAQSFSGRIPLTVLVHPENRGLAAAIRTGLEYAWREAAQSGPQGIIITMDADNTHSPDQIPAMLDAMRGGADVVIASRFQQGAFQAGVPPHRALLSVGVGWLLRLRFGLPGVRDYSCGYRAYRAGLLGQALAAYGPRLIESAGFVVMTELLVKLAAFRPRIVEVPLDLRYDRKAGRSKMPAVRTILGYLRLIATRSPRVPGSPPASGPPPVSGSPPEGTR